In Jejubacter calystegiae, the following are encoded in one genomic region:
- a CDS encoding LysE family transporter, which produces MLETTLLIATIATLGMLSPGPDFFLVIKNAARYTRPAALMTCAGVICGVATHMSYCVAGLAVVITTTPWLFGLLKYAGAAYLVWVGLHALFSRGGSKMDVSQYGARQTTLKKAFLQGYLCNLLNPKATLFFLAMFTQVLSVNSGLGEKLWYAGVIVGLSVIWWPLLVLLIQSEPVRKGLARAQKIVDRLLGGVLLALGIKVALS; this is translated from the coding sequence ATGCTGGAAACTACCCTGCTTATTGCCACCATCGCTACCCTGGGAATGCTCTCTCCCGGGCCGGACTTCTTCCTGGTGATTAAAAACGCGGCCCGCTATACGCGCCCGGCAGCGCTGATGACCTGCGCCGGTGTGATCTGCGGCGTGGCAACCCATATGAGCTACTGTGTCGCCGGGCTGGCAGTGGTAATAACCACTACGCCCTGGCTGTTCGGCCTGCTGAAATACGCCGGAGCGGCTTATCTGGTCTGGGTGGGTCTGCATGCCCTCTTCTCCCGGGGCGGCAGTAAGATGGACGTCAGCCAGTATGGCGCCCGGCAGACCACGCTGAAAAAGGCGTTTCTCCAGGGCTATTTATGCAATCTGCTTAACCCTAAGGCCACGCTCTTTTTCCTTGCGATGTTCACCCAGGTGTTGAGCGTGAATTCCGGTCTCGGGGAGAAGCTGTGGTATGCCGGGGTCATCGTCGGGCTATCGGTTATCTGGTGGCCGCTGCTGGTATTGCTGATTCAGAGCGAACCCGTGCGTAAGGGGCTGGCCAGGGCGCAAAAGATTGTCGACCGACTGCTGGGTGGCGTACTGCTGGCTCTGGGCATTAAAGTCGCCTTAAGTTAA
- the folA gene encoding type 3 dihydrofolate reductase: protein MISLIAALAADRVIGMENAMPWSLPADLAWFKRNTLDKPVVMGRRTWESIGRPLPGRLNIVISRNPGDDARVTWVSTPEEAIAACGEAPEIMVIGGGKIYQHFLPQAQRLYLTHIDAEVEGDTHFPEYEPDEWQSVFSEFHDADESNSHSYCFEVLERR, encoded by the coding sequence ATGATCAGTCTGATTGCCGCTCTGGCGGCCGACCGCGTAATTGGTATGGAAAACGCCATGCCGTGGAGTTTGCCGGCCGACCTGGCCTGGTTTAAGCGTAATACGCTGGATAAGCCCGTGGTAATGGGGCGCAGGACGTGGGAATCTATTGGTCGCCCGCTGCCAGGACGCCTGAATATTGTGATTAGCCGTAACCCCGGAGATGACGCTCGCGTCACCTGGGTGAGCACGCCGGAAGAGGCGATTGCCGCCTGCGGTGAGGCGCCGGAAATCATGGTGATCGGCGGCGGTAAGATCTACCAGCACTTTCTGCCTCAGGCTCAGCGCCTCTACCTGACCCATATCGATGCCGAAGTGGAAGGGGATACCCATTTTCCGGAATACGAGCCGGACGAGTGGCAGTCGGTATTCAGTGAGTTTCACGATGCTGATGAGAGCAATTCTCACAGCTACTGCTTTGAGGTGCTGGAACGCCGTTAA
- the apaH gene encoding bis(5'-nucleosyl)-tetraphosphatase (symmetrical) ApaH → MSTYLIGDVHGCYDELIALLRQVSFNPAQDTLWLTGDLVARGPGSLEVLRYVRSLGDAARIVLGNHDLHLLAVFAGISRNKPKDRVTQLLEAPDADELINWLRRQPLLQVDEEKKLVMAHAGITPQWDLPTAMACARDVEAVLSSDSYPLFLDAMYGDMPNNWSTDLKGLARLRFITNALTRMRYCFPNGQLEMYCKDTPDNAPAPLKPWFAIPGPVAQSYSIAFGHWASLEGKGTPEGVYALDTGCCWGGVMTCLRWEDKTWFIQPSHRQSDNDSGEAAAAS, encoded by the coding sequence ATGTCGACATATCTGATTGGCGATGTTCACGGCTGCTATGATGAGCTGATTGCCCTGCTCAGACAGGTTTCATTCAATCCCGCTCAGGATACGCTGTGGCTGACCGGTGACCTGGTAGCCCGCGGCCCCGGTTCACTGGAAGTGCTACGCTATGTGCGTTCGTTGGGTGATGCCGCCCGCATCGTGCTGGGTAACCACGATCTGCATCTGCTGGCGGTTTTCGCCGGGATCAGCCGCAACAAGCCCAAAGATCGCGTGACCCAACTGCTGGAAGCACCGGACGCCGACGAACTCATCAACTGGTTGCGCCGTCAGCCTCTGTTGCAGGTGGATGAAGAGAAAAAACTGGTGATGGCCCACGCCGGCATTACGCCACAGTGGGATCTGCCAACCGCCATGGCCTGCGCCCGGGATGTGGAAGCGGTGCTGTCCAGCGATAGCTATCCGCTGTTCCTCGATGCCATGTACGGCGATATGCCCAATAACTGGAGCACTGACCTGAAAGGGCTGGCGCGGCTGCGTTTTATCACTAACGCCTTGACCCGCATGCGCTACTGCTTCCCTAACGGCCAGTTGGAGATGTACTGCAAAGATACGCCGGACAACGCCCCGGCGCCGCTGAAACCCTGGTTTGCGATCCCCGGCCCCGTGGCACAGTCGTACAGTATCGCTTTCGGCCACTGGGCATCGCTGGAAGGCAAAGGCACGCCGGAAGGCGTTTACGCGCTGGATACCGGCTGCTGCTGGGGCGGCGTTATGACCTGTCTGCGCTGGGAAGATAAGACCTGGTTTATCCAGCCTTCTCACCGCCAGAGCGATAACGACAGCGGCGAGGCCGCCGCCGCTTCCTGA
- the apaG gene encoding Co2+/Mg2+ efflux protein ApaG, which produces MSDSPRVCVQVQSVYIESQSTPEEERFVFAYTVTIRNLGRVPVQLLSRYWLITNGNGRETEVQGEGVVGQQPHIAPGGEYQYTSGAVIETPFGTMQGHYEMIDAAGTTFRLAIPVFRLAIPSFIH; this is translated from the coding sequence ATGTCTGATTCACCCCGCGTTTGCGTCCAGGTACAGAGCGTTTACATTGAGTCCCAGTCCACGCCCGAGGAAGAGCGCTTTGTCTTCGCCTATACCGTCACTATCCGCAACCTGGGGCGCGTGCCCGTGCAACTGCTGAGCCGCTACTGGCTAATCACTAACGGTAATGGTCGCGAGACCGAAGTCCAGGGTGAAGGCGTAGTCGGTCAGCAACCGCATATCGCACCGGGGGGTGAATACCAGTACACCAGCGGCGCCGTCATTGAAACGCCCTTTGGCACCATGCAGGGACATTATGAAATGATCGACGCCGCAGGCACCACCTTCCGCCTCGCCATCCCGGTTTTCCGGCTGGCAATTCCATCCTTCATACACTGA
- the rsmA gene encoding 16S rRNA (adenine(1518)-N(6)/adenine(1519)-N(6))-dimethyltransferase RsmA — protein sequence MNNRVHQGHFARKRFGQNFLNDPFIIDSIVSAIHPQKDEALVEIGPGLGALTEPVGDRLDKLTVIELDRDLAARLKTHPFLGPKLTIYQQDAMTMDFAALAKEQGQSLRVFGNLPYNISTPLMFHLFSYTDAIKDMHFMLQKEVVKRLVAGPDTKAYGRLSVMAQYYCQVIPVLEVPPTAFTPPPKVDSAVVRLVPHATLPHPVKDLRLLERITSAAFNQRRKTIRNSLGNLFTVEALTELGIDPAMRAENISVAAYCQMANYLAENSPSKES from the coding sequence ATGAATAATCGAGTCCATCAGGGCCATTTCGCCCGTAAACGCTTCGGGCAAAACTTTTTAAATGACCCGTTCATTATCGACAGCATCGTCAGCGCCATTCATCCCCAGAAGGATGAAGCGCTGGTCGAGATCGGTCCCGGCCTCGGCGCGCTAACCGAACCCGTTGGCGACAGGCTCGACAAGCTGACGGTCATCGAACTGGACCGCGATCTGGCTGCGCGTTTGAAGACCCATCCGTTCCTTGGCCCTAAGCTGACCATCTACCAGCAGGACGCCATGACCATGGATTTTGCAGCTCTGGCCAAAGAACAGGGCCAGTCGCTGCGCGTTTTCGGCAACCTGCCGTACAACATCTCCACGCCGCTGATGTTCCACCTCTTTAGCTATACTGACGCCATAAAGGATATGCACTTTATGCTGCAGAAGGAGGTGGTTAAGCGTCTGGTTGCAGGCCCGGATACGAAAGCGTATGGTCGTTTAAGCGTCATGGCGCAATATTACTGTCAGGTGATCCCGGTGCTGGAAGTGCCGCCCACGGCCTTCACGCCGCCGCCAAAAGTCGATTCCGCCGTGGTACGCCTGGTGCCGCACGCCACATTGCCGCATCCCGTAAAAGATTTACGGCTGCTGGAGCGTATCACCAGCGCAGCCTTTAATCAGCGCCGCAAAACGATTCGCAACAGCCTCGGCAATCTGTTCACCGTAGAGGCGCTGACCGAGTTAGGTATCGATCCGGCGATGCGCGCGGAGAATATTTCCGTTGCCGCTTACTGCCAGATGGCTAACTACTTAGCAGAGAATTCGCCGTCGAAGGAGAGCTGA
- the pdxA gene encoding 4-hydroxythreonine-4-phosphate dehydrogenase PdxA — translation MINTDRVAITPGEPAGIGPDLVVALSQRDWPVELVVCASPDLLRERAALLNHPLQLLPYQPDSAPRPQKAGTLTVCEIPLHAPVTPGQLDVANGQYVTDTLARACDGCLSGEFAAVVTGPVHKGIINDAGIPFTGHTEFLEQRAGSEKVVMMLATEELRVALATTHLPLRAVADAITAPLLRQVLTILHQDLRRKFGIGQPHILVCGLNPHAGEGGHMGTEEIDTLIPVLEEMRASGMRLTGPLPADTLFQPKYLDHADAVLAMYHDQGLPVLKYQGFGRAVNITLGLPFIRTSVDHGTALELAGMGKADVGSFTTALNLAIKMIVNSQ, via the coding sequence ATGATAAACACCGATCGTGTGGCGATCACTCCCGGCGAACCCGCCGGGATTGGTCCCGACCTGGTCGTCGCGCTCTCGCAGCGCGACTGGCCGGTGGAGCTGGTTGTCTGCGCTTCGCCGGATCTACTGCGCGAACGCGCGGCTTTACTCAACCACCCTCTTCAGCTTCTTCCTTACCAGCCTGATTCTGCACCGCGCCCTCAGAAAGCGGGTACGCTCACGGTCTGTGAGATTCCGCTGCATGCGCCGGTGACGCCAGGCCAGCTTGACGTCGCCAACGGCCAGTACGTGACCGACACCCTGGCCCGCGCCTGTGACGGCTGCCTGAGCGGTGAATTTGCCGCAGTGGTGACGGGGCCGGTGCATAAGGGGATCATTAACGATGCCGGTATTCCCTTTACCGGACATACCGAATTTCTGGAACAGCGCGCCGGTAGCGAAAAAGTCGTGATGATGCTGGCGACCGAAGAGTTACGGGTCGCGCTGGCCACCACGCATCTGCCGCTGCGGGCAGTGGCAGACGCCATTACCGCCCCACTGCTGCGCCAGGTGCTGACCATTCTGCATCAGGATCTGCGGCGCAAGTTCGGCATCGGCCAGCCCCATATTCTGGTCTGCGGCCTGAATCCGCACGCCGGTGAAGGGGGCCATATGGGTACAGAAGAGATTGACACCCTGATTCCGGTCCTGGAAGAAATGCGCGCCAGCGGCATGCGGCTGACCGGCCCTCTTCCCGCCGATACCCTGTTTCAGCCCAAATATCTGGACCACGCCGATGCTGTCCTTGCGATGTACCACGATCAGGGGCTGCCCGTGTTAAAATATCAGGGATTCGGGCGAGCAGTGAATATCACGCTGGGTCTGCCCTTCATTCGTACTTCGGTCGACCACGGTACCGCCCTTGAGCTGGCGGGTATGGGGAAGGCCGATGTCGGTAGTTTTACCACGGCGCTTAATCTCGCCATTAAAATGATTGTTAATAGTCAATGA
- the surA gene encoding peptidylprolyl isomerase SurA, translating to MKNWRTLLIGIALAANTAFAAPQVVDKVAAVVNNGVVLESDVNGLMQSVKLNARQAGQQLPDDNTLRHQIMERLIMDQIILQMGQKAGVQISDQQLDQAIANIAAQNQMSVDQLRSRLAYDGLNYATYRSQIRKEMLIAEVRNNEVRRRITILPQEVEQLSKQVADQNDASTELNLSHILLPLPENPSSAQVNEAGQQATSIAEQARNGADFGKLAITYSADASALKGGQMGWGRIQELPSIFAQALTTAKKGDIIGPIRSGVGFHILKVNDLRGQTQNISVTEVHARHILLKPSPIMNDQQARQKLEQVAADIRSGKTTFSQAAKEFSEDPGSANQGGDLGWATPDIYDPAFRDALMRLQRGQLSAPVHSSFGWHLIELLDSRKVDKTDAAQKDRAYRMLFNRKFAEEAQTWMQEQRASAYVKIQ from the coding sequence ATGAAGAACTGGAGAACGCTGCTTATTGGTATCGCCCTGGCGGCGAATACCGCCTTCGCCGCCCCGCAGGTCGTCGACAAAGTCGCCGCCGTTGTTAATAACGGGGTGGTGCTGGAAAGCGACGTCAATGGCCTGATGCAGTCGGTCAAGCTTAATGCACGACAGGCAGGCCAGCAGCTCCCGGACGACAACACGCTGCGCCATCAGATTATGGAGCGTCTGATCATGGATCAGATCATCCTGCAGATGGGCCAGAAAGCGGGAGTTCAAATTAGCGACCAGCAGCTCGATCAGGCTATCGCCAATATCGCGGCTCAGAACCAGATGTCCGTGGATCAGCTGCGTAGCCGTCTGGCCTATGATGGTCTGAACTACGCCACTTATCGCAGTCAGATCCGTAAGGAGATGCTCATCGCCGAAGTGCGCAACAACGAAGTCCGCCGCCGTATCACCATTCTGCCCCAGGAAGTGGAACAGCTGTCCAAACAGGTGGCGGATCAGAACGATGCCAGCACCGAGCTGAATCTGAGCCACATCCTGCTGCCGCTGCCGGAAAACCCCAGCTCCGCCCAGGTTAACGAAGCCGGACAGCAGGCCACTTCTATTGCTGAACAAGCGCGTAATGGCGCCGATTTCGGCAAGCTGGCTATCACTTACTCCGCCGATGCTTCTGCCCTGAAGGGCGGCCAGATGGGTTGGGGACGTATTCAGGAGCTGCCTTCCATCTTCGCCCAGGCGCTGACCACGGCAAAGAAGGGCGATATTATCGGGCCAATCCGTTCCGGCGTGGGCTTCCACATCCTGAAAGTGAACGATCTGCGCGGCCAGACCCAGAATATCTCTGTCACAGAGGTTCACGCACGTCACATTCTGCTGAAGCCGTCGCCGATCATGAACGATCAGCAGGCGCGCCAGAAGCTGGAGCAGGTAGCCGCTGACATCCGCAGTGGCAAAACCACCTTCTCCCAGGCGGCGAAGGAGTTCTCTGAAGATCCCGGTTCTGCCAACCAGGGCGGCGATCTTGGCTGGGCCACGCCGGATATCTACGATCCGGCCTTCCGCGACGCACTTATGCGCCTGCAGCGCGGTCAGCTCAGTGCCCCGGTACACTCCTCCTTCGGCTGGCACCTGATCGAACTGCTGGACAGCCGCAAGGTCGATAAAACCGACGCAGCCCAGAAGGATCGCGCTTATCGCATGCTGTTTAACCGTAAGTTCGCTGAAGAGGCGCAGACCTGGATGCAGGAGCAGCGCGCCAGCGCCTACGTGAAGATTCAATAA
- the lptD gene encoding LPS assembly protein LptD: MKKRIPTLLATLIGSALYSQSGMAADLASQCMLGVPGYNRPLVKGDTNKLPVTINADRAKGNYPDNAVFTGNVDIQQGNSRLQSDEVQLHQKQVDGQPDPVRTVDALGNVHYDDNQVILKGPKAWSNLNSKDTNVWEGDYQMVGRQGRGTADLMKQRGENRYTILENGTFTSCLPGSNTWSVVGSEVIHDREEQVAEIWNARFKIGPVPVFYSPYLQLPVGDKRRSGFLIPNAKYSSNSGIEFTLPYYWNIAPNFDATITPHYYQDRGNVQWQNEFRYLTHFGSGIVEFDYLPSDSQYREDHPSEDRNRRWLFYWQHSGVVDKVWRFNVNYTKVSDQYYFNDFDSEYGDSTDGYATQKFSVGYANENFDATLSSKQFQVFADQASRNSYRAEPQLDVNYYMNDLGPFDAHIYAQAVKFTNVNDNLPEATRLHVEPSLNLPLSNGWGSLNTEVKMLATHYQQDNIDRYSYLDDSVNRVMPQFKVDGKLVFERDMNWAEGYTQTLEPRAQYLYRPYRDQSNIYSYDSTFLQSDYSGLFRDRTYGGLDRIDSANQVTTGLTSRIYDDSAVERFNVSLGQIYYFTESRTGSDDINWEKDKKTGSMVWAGDTYWRISDRWGLRGGLQYDARLNNISTGSGALEYRKDADRLVQLNYRYASPEYIRASLPNFASSDRYKDGINQVGVTASWPIVDRWSVVGAYYYDTNTHQPADQMLGVQYNSCCYAIRVGYERKLNGWEHNKSAYDEKIGFNIELRGLSSNYGLGTQQMLRSNILPYQSSL; encoded by the coding sequence ATGAAAAAACGTATTCCCACTTTGCTGGCCACCCTGATTGGTTCAGCGCTCTATAGCCAGTCAGGGATGGCTGCGGATCTCGCCTCGCAGTGTATGCTCGGCGTGCCTGGCTATAATCGCCCTCTGGTGAAAGGTGACACCAACAAGTTGCCGGTCACCATTAACGCCGATCGCGCAAAAGGGAATTATCCCGATAATGCGGTATTTACCGGTAATGTGGATATCCAGCAGGGTAACAGTCGTCTGCAAAGCGATGAAGTTCAGCTTCATCAAAAACAGGTCGATGGCCAGCCGGATCCGGTGCGTACCGTTGATGCCCTGGGCAATGTGCACTACGACGATAACCAGGTCATCCTGAAAGGTCCGAAAGCCTGGTCAAACCTGAACTCCAAAGACACCAACGTCTGGGAAGGTGACTACCAGATGGTGGGCCGTCAGGGGCGTGGTACTGCCGATCTGATGAAACAGCGCGGCGAAAACCGCTACACCATCCTGGAAAACGGGACCTTTACCTCCTGTCTGCCCGGCTCCAACACCTGGAGCGTAGTAGGTAGCGAAGTGATCCACGACCGCGAAGAGCAGGTCGCAGAAATTTGGAACGCCCGCTTTAAAATCGGCCCGGTGCCGGTATTCTACAGCCCTTACCTGCAACTGCCGGTGGGTGACAAGCGTCGTTCAGGCTTCCTGATCCCCAATGCTAAATACAGCTCTAACAGCGGTATTGAGTTCACGCTCCCGTACTACTGGAACATTGCGCCGAACTTCGACGCCACTATTACGCCGCACTACTATCAGGATCGCGGCAACGTCCAGTGGCAGAATGAATTCCGCTACCTGACTCATTTCGGCTCCGGTATTGTTGAATTCGACTACCTGCCCTCTGACAGCCAGTACCGCGAAGATCACCCGAGCGAAGACCGCAACCGTCGCTGGCTGTTCTACTGGCAGCATAGCGGAGTCGTGGATAAGGTCTGGCGCTTTAACGTTAACTACACCAAAGTTAGCGACCAGTACTATTTTAACGACTTCGATTCCGAATACGGCGACAGCACCGACGGTTATGCCACCCAGAAATTTAGCGTCGGTTACGCCAACGAAAACTTTGACGCGACGCTGTCGAGCAAGCAGTTCCAGGTGTTCGCCGATCAGGCTTCCCGAAATTCCTATCGTGCCGAACCGCAGCTCGACGTTAACTACTATATGAATGACCTGGGCCCGTTCGATGCCCACATCTACGCCCAGGCCGTAAAATTCACCAACGTTAACGACAATCTGCCGGAAGCAACCCGTCTGCACGTCGAACCCTCGCTTAACCTGCCGCTCTCTAACGGCTGGGGCAGTCTGAATACCGAAGTGAAGATGCTGGCGACCCACTACCAGCAGGATAATATTGATCGTTACAGTTATCTGGATGATTCCGTTAACCGCGTAATGCCGCAGTTTAAAGTGGACGGCAAACTGGTATTCGAGCGCGATATGAACTGGGCCGAGGGCTACACCCAGACCCTGGAGCCGCGCGCCCAGTACCTGTATCGCCCCTATCGCGACCAGAGCAATATCTATAGCTACGACTCCACCTTCCTGCAGTCTGACTACAGCGGTCTGTTCCGCGACCGGACTTACGGCGGCCTCGATCGTATCGACTCCGCCAACCAGGTGACCACCGGTCTGACCTCGCGTATTTATGATGACAGCGCCGTGGAACGTTTTAACGTTTCGCTGGGTCAAATCTACTACTTCACCGAATCTCGTACCGGTAGTGACGATATTAACTGGGAAAAAGACAAGAAGACCGGTTCGATGGTGTGGGCCGGCGACACCTACTGGCGCATTAGCGACCGTTGGGGCCTGCGCGGCGGGCTGCAGTACGATGCGCGCCTGAACAATATTTCCACCGGCAGCGGCGCTCTGGAGTACCGCAAAGATGCCGATCGCCTGGTTCAGTTGAACTACCGCTATGCCAGCCCGGAATATATTCGCGCCTCGCTGCCGAACTTCGCCAGCTCAGATCGCTATAAAGACGGTATCAACCAGGTCGGCGTGACCGCCAGTTGGCCGATCGTAGATCGCTGGTCTGTGGTGGGTGCTTACTATTACGACACCAACACCCACCAGCCCGCCGATCAGATGCTGGGCGTGCAGTATAACTCCTGCTGCTACGCGATCCGTGTCGGTTACGAACGTAAGCTCAACGGTTGGGAACATAACAAGAGCGCGTACGACGAGAAGATCGGCTTCAATATCGAGCTGCGTGGCCTGAGCTCCAACTACGGCCTTGGCACCCAGCAGATGCTGCGCTCGAACATTCTGCCGTATCAGAGTTCGCTGTAA
- the djlA gene encoding co-chaperone DjlA produces MQYLGKVVGAAMGLLMGGGFWGVVAGLLIGHLFDRVRSRRSVLFASQQQRQALFFATTFEVMGHLTKSKGRVTQADIDVASQLMDQMQLHGESRTAAQHAFRVGKQGAYPLREKLRQLRSACFGRFDLIRMFLEIQTRAALADGSLHPNERDVLYVIGEELGISRVQFDQFLRMMQGGASFGGGGFHYQQQTGGTGPRQAQRGPTLEDACSVLGVSPNDDPATIKRAYRKLMSEHHPDKLVAKGLPSEMMEMARQKAQEIQKAWELVKTAKNIK; encoded by the coding sequence ATGCAGTATTTGGGTAAAGTGGTGGGCGCCGCCATGGGATTGTTGATGGGCGGCGGCTTCTGGGGCGTGGTGGCAGGGCTGCTGATTGGACATCTGTTTGACCGGGTACGCAGCCGCCGCAGCGTGCTGTTTGCCAGCCAGCAGCAGCGTCAGGCGCTGTTTTTTGCCACGACCTTTGAAGTGATGGGGCATCTGACCAAATCTAAAGGGCGTGTGACTCAGGCCGATATTGACGTCGCCTCACAGCTGATGGACCAGATGCAGCTGCACGGTGAGTCGCGAACCGCCGCCCAGCATGCCTTTCGGGTCGGGAAGCAGGGCGCTTATCCGTTACGCGAGAAGCTGCGTCAACTGCGCAGCGCCTGCTTTGGACGTTTTGATTTAATTCGGATGTTTCTCGAAATTCAGACCCGTGCGGCGCTGGCCGACGGCTCTCTGCATCCCAACGAGCGGGACGTACTGTACGTGATCGGTGAAGAGCTGGGGATCTCCCGTGTCCAGTTCGACCAGTTTCTGCGCATGATGCAGGGCGGAGCCAGCTTTGGCGGCGGTGGTTTTCACTATCAGCAGCAGACTGGTGGCACTGGCCCTCGTCAGGCCCAAAGGGGGCCAACCCTCGAAGATGCCTGTAGCGTGCTGGGCGTCAGCCCTAATGACGATCCTGCGACCATCAAGCGGGCATATCGCAAGCTGATGAGCGAACATCATCCGGACAAGCTGGTGGCGAAAGGGCTGCCGTCGGAGATGATGGAGATGGCCCGGCAGAAAGCCCAGGAGATTCAGAAGGCCTGGGAGCTGGTGAAGACGGCGAAAAATATTAAGTAA
- the phoC gene encoding acid phosphatase PhoC — translation MKKVVLPLCLSLLSFNLFAATPPGNDVTTKPDLYYLKNSQAPDSLALLPPPPEPGSILFANDQAMYEKGRLLRNTPRGKQAVEDANLAAGGIATAFSDAFGHPITAKEAPEIYKLLTNMIEDAGDLATRGAKEKYMRIRPFAFYGVPTCNTKEQDKLSTNGSYPSGHTSIGWASALILAEINPEAQDSILKRGYELGQSRVICGYHWQSDIDAARVVAAAVVATLHTNPAFQQQLQKAKAEFAQLKQK, via the coding sequence ATGAAAAAAGTGGTACTCCCTTTGTGTCTTTCTTTATTGTCATTCAACCTGTTCGCGGCAACCCCACCAGGTAACGATGTCACGACTAAACCCGATCTTTATTACCTGAAAAATAGCCAGGCTCCCGATAGCCTTGCGCTGCTGCCGCCTCCGCCTGAGCCCGGTAGTATTCTGTTTGCTAACGATCAGGCGATGTATGAAAAGGGGCGTTTGCTGCGTAATACCCCACGAGGAAAACAGGCGGTTGAAGACGCCAACCTGGCGGCGGGCGGAATCGCTACGGCCTTTTCCGACGCCTTTGGACATCCGATTACCGCCAAAGAGGCGCCTGAAATCTATAAGCTGCTCACCAATATGATTGAGGACGCCGGCGATCTGGCGACCCGGGGGGCAAAAGAGAAATATATGCGCATCCGGCCCTTCGCCTTCTACGGCGTGCCAACCTGTAACACGAAAGAGCAGGATAAGCTGTCCACCAACGGCTCCTACCCTTCAGGACACACCTCTATCGGCTGGGCCTCAGCGCTGATACTGGCGGAAATTAACCCCGAAGCGCAGGACAGCATCCTTAAGCGCGGCTATGAACTGGGCCAGAGCCGGGTGATCTGCGGCTATCACTGGCAGAGCGACATTGACGCCGCCCGCGTTGTGGCAGCCGCAGTGGTGGCAACGCTGCATACCAACCCGGCGTTCCAGCAGCAGTTGCAGAAAGCGAAAGCGGAGTTCGCACAGCTGAAGCAGAAATAA
- the rluA gene encoding bifunctional tRNA pseudouridine(32) synthase/23S rRNA pseudouridine(746) synthase RluA: MLEPYNPSTDPWLVILYQDEHIMVVNKPSGLLSVPGRLEEHKDSVMTRIQRDFPQAESVHRLDMATSGVIAVALTKAAERELKRQFREREPQKQYLARVWGHPAQEEGMVDLPLICDWPNRPKQKVCYETGKPAQTLYEVLEYGADNTARLLLKPITGRSHQLRVHMQALGHPILGDKFYATPEALAQADRLLLHAWTLTITHPAFGNSMTFRAPPDF, encoded by the coding sequence ATGCTGGAACCCTACAACCCATCGACGGATCCCTGGCTGGTCATCCTCTACCAGGATGAACACATCATGGTGGTCAATAAGCCGAGCGGTCTGCTCTCGGTGCCTGGACGGCTCGAAGAGCACAAAGACAGCGTGATGACGCGTATTCAGCGCGACTTTCCGCAGGCCGAGTCGGTGCATCGCCTGGATATGGCCACCAGCGGCGTTATTGCGGTGGCGCTAACCAAGGCCGCCGAGCGCGAGCTTAAACGCCAGTTCCGCGAGCGGGAGCCGCAAAAGCAGTATCTGGCGCGGGTGTGGGGCCATCCGGCGCAGGAAGAAGGGATGGTGGATCTGCCGCTCATCTGCGACTGGCCGAACCGACCTAAGCAGAAGGTGTGCTACGAGACGGGTAAACCGGCCCAGACCCTGTATGAAGTGCTGGAGTACGGTGCAGACAATACGGCACGGCTGCTGCTAAAGCCGATTACCGGGCGTTCGCACCAGCTTCGCGTTCATATGCAGGCGCTGGGGCACCCGATCCTCGGCGATAAGTTCTATGCCACGCCAGAAGCGCTGGCGCAGGCAGATCGTCTGTTACTGCATGCCTGGACGCTGACCATTACGCATCCCGCATTCGGTAACAGCATGACCTTCCGGGCTCCACCGGATTTCTGA